A single window of Nicotiana sylvestris chromosome 5, ASM39365v2, whole genome shotgun sequence DNA harbors:
- the LOC138868591 gene encoding uncharacterized protein encodes MAEELKKLTSHVQGVEGGKGIEGLNYEDLCIQPDVELSESYKPPKFEMFDGTGDLKVHLRTYCDKLMGVGKDERICMKLFMRSLTGDTISWYISQNPKKWVNLVSMASDFMDRFRFNIENALDVFYIQNLKKKPMETFCEYSTRWRSKTAKVRPALEEEQMNKFFVRAKDPQYYESLMVIENQKFSNIIKLGERIEEGIKSGIVTNFEALQAMNKALQSGGISKKKEVGAVMVAQENSSQWVNPNKTSAYHSSMKGHTINECRTLKDKIQTLINTKVIQAKEVTPNVRNNPLPDHRGEAVNVIETYEEWDPEGSIGLIREGDDSKKPAVTLTPIVVQIQPPVKVEVAASALFEIKVTAHATTPTPFEVEVATPFTLTVASTPPFNSNAIPWYYVAEARRKGKEKMEESGATQGMTRTGKIYTPKNLGGTSKEATAKQPIIETGLDDLWRKVQAREYSVVNHLNKTPA; translated from the exons atGGCGGAGGAGCTCAAGAAGCTCACAAGCCACGtccagggtgttgaaggaggcaaaggaattgagggTCTGAATTACGAGGATCtatgcattcagccagatgtagaactgtcGGAgagttacaaacctcctaagttcgagatgtttgatggaacGGGTGACCTGAAGGTGCATTTGAGGACATACTGTGATAAGCTCATGGGAGTTGGGAAAGATGAAAGAATTTGCATGAAATTATTCATGAGGAGTCTCACTGGAGACACCATATCTTGGTATATCAGTCAAAATCCCAAGAAGTGGGTTAATTTGGTAAGCATGGCATCGgacttcatggaccgattcaggtttaatatagagaatgcaTTGGATGTCTTCTACATACAGAACCTCAAAAAGAAACCAATGGAAACTTTTTGCGAGTATTCTACTCGATGGAGGTCAAAAACTGCAAAGGTCAGGCCGGCACTAGAAGAAgagcagatgaacaaattctttgtcagggccaaggatccacaatactatgaaagcttaatggttatcgaaaatcaaaaattctccaacatcatcaaactcggggaaaggattgaagaagggatCAAGAGTGGGATAGTAACCAATTTTGAGGCATTGCAGGCTATGAACAAAGCATTACAGTCAGGgggtatatcaaagaagaaagaagtaggggcagtgatggtggcccaag AAAActcctcccaatgggtcaacccgaaCAAAACAAGTGCGTACCATTCCAGCATGAAGGGGCATACTATTAATGAATGCCgcactctgaaagacaagattcagacCCTGATTAATACCaaagtcatacaagcaaaggaagttacacccaatgtccgcaacaatcccctcccagatcataggggtgaagcagtaaatgtgatagaaacttatgaagaatgggatcctgaagggtcaattgggcttattcgGGAAGGTGACGACTCTAAGAAAcctgcagtcacactcactcctattgtggtacagataCAGCCACCGGTCAAAGTTGAAGTAGCTGCATCAGCTCTGTTTGAAATCAAAGTGACAGCACATGCGACTACACcaactccatttgaagtagaagtagcGACACCCTTCACTCTGACGGTAGCATCCACACCACCCTTCAATTCCAACGCCATACCTTGGTATTATGTTGCCGAAgctaggagaaaaggaaaagaaaaaatggaagagTCTGGTGCAACACAGGGGATGACCAGAACTGGAAAAATCTATACACCCAaaaatttgggaggaacaagcaagGAAGCTACAGCCAAACAACCCATCATTGAAACTGGTctagatgatctttggaggaaagtacaggcaagagAATACTCTGTCgttaatcatttgaacaaaactccCGCCTAG